The segment GCATGGTCGTCAACGGCAACGGCAAGCCCGAGGCCGGCGACGACCACAGGTTCGACGACGACGGCTACAAGAACTACGGCCTGCGCCTCACCCAGGCGCTCGGCGAGTTCCTCTCGGTCGGCTACTTCGGCTACACGGGCCGCGAGGAGACCGCCCCCATCGGCTCGGACCCCACCTTCACCAACAAGCTCAGCTGGCACGGTCCGGACCTCACCCTGGGCAACGGCATGTTCGACCTCACCGCCCAGTACCTGATCCGCCGGGACACCAACCCGACCTTCGTCGCCGACGCCGTCGAGGTGGAGACCACGGGGATCGTGGCCGAGCTGGTCTTCGCCCCCCGGCGCGACCGCTCGCGCAAGTACTTCACCCTGCTCTACAACCGCGTCGACAGCGACTGGGACGCCTACGACTACGAGACCTGGACCGTGAGCGGGACCCACCTCCTCGCCCGCAACCTGCGCGGCACGGTCGAGTACACCCGTGACGTGGAGCACGAGACCGACCGCGTGGCCGTGGGCATCGTCACGGCCTACTGAGCCGCATTCGGCCCCCCGCACGGAACAGCCCCGCCGGTTCGCCGGCGGGGCTGCTTCGTTCCGGTTCGGTGGGGCGCGCGTGTCAGCGGCTGCGGGGGACCACCAGGGCGCCCGACTTGGGGTCGCGGCGCGGCCGGTCGGGCCAGGTCACCGTCAGCAGGGAGCCCGGCGCCGGCCCGCGGCCGCCGCGATCGTCCTCCAGCAGCACCAGGCCCCGCTCGGCGCAGCCGTAGCGCCCGCGCCGCCACGAAGGCAGGTCGAAGGGCTCGGACATCACCCGCACCCGGTCCGGCCCGCCGTCGGCGCCCGCCACCCGCACCGGCGGATCGTCCCCGCGCACCAGCAGCAGGAACGCGAGGCTGGCCCGGTCCTTGGGCAGCCGCACGCGGTTGCCCAGGTCGACCAGCCAGCCCGGCGCCCCGTCCGGGGCGAAGTTGAAGTGGCACCACGAGCGGTTGCGCTGACCCGGCATGGGGCACTCCCCCGCGTGCGGGCACGGCGCCGCGATGCGCCAGCCGCGGGCCAGGGCGGCCTCGCGCAGGCGCACCAGGTTGCGCGCCGCGCTGCGCGTGCCGGGCTCGATCACCAGCACCGCCCCCGCCTCGGCGACCTGGTCGTCCCAGCGGCCGACGAGGCGGTCGTGGGGCGTCTCGGCTTCCGGGTCGGCCGTGCGCCCGCGCCTCGGCTCCTGCCAGTCCAGTTCGTTCAGCAGGTTCGCCGCCACCAGCAGGTCCGCGCGCGGCGTGCGCCCGCTGCCGGCCGCCTTGCGCTCGGTCTGCACGGTCCAGGCCGCGTCCGGGGCCAGGGCGGCAAAGAGGCTGCGGCCGTGGCGCAGCGCCGTCTCGGAACGGTCGATGGCCAGGTACTCGAGTTCGCGGGTGCGCAGTTCGGGCCGCGCCAGCCCCAGGGCCAGCCCGAAGGTCAACGGGCCCGCACCCAGGTCGACGATGCGCGATCCGGGCCGCACGTCCAGCCCCAGGCCGGCCAGCAGCCGTCCCTGCCGGTAGAGATTCCAGGGCAGGAAGTAGTGCAGGTAGGCCGCCAGCAGCGGCGCGCGGCTCATGTAGTCGCGGGGCAACTGCTCGCGGTCGACGGTCAGGTAGCCCGAGAGGGTGCGGATGCCCGCCGGCAGCGCGTCGCGGTGCTTCGCCTTGAGGGGCAGCACCGTCTCGAGGGCCGCGGGCAGGGCGTCGAGGCCCGCGCAGAGGGCCGCCGGCGGCGGCGGAAACAGGCCCGGCGCCATCACGGGGCCAGGTGGACGTGGTCGACCAGGTGGTTGCGGACGTAGTCCGCCACCGCGTCCTCCAGGCGGGTGAAGGGACGCGTGTAGCCGGCGGCCCGCGCCTTCGCCATGGCGGCGCAGGTGTGGTACTGGTACTTGCCCTTCAGGTGCACCGGCATGTCGACGTAATCGATGGCCGGCGCCCGGTCCAGCGCCGCGAAGATGGCGGTGATGAGCCGGTTCCAGTCGTTGGCCTCGCCCGTGCCCACGTTGAAGATGCCGTTCACCTCAGGATGGTCGGCGAACCACACGGTCATGTCGACGGCGTCCTTCACGTAGACGAAGTCGCGCTGCTGGCCCCCGTCCGGGTACTCCGGCCGGTCGGACTTGAAGAGCCGCACCCGGCCCGTGTCGCGGATCTGCTCGAAGCCCTTGCACACCATGGAGCGCATGTCGCCCTTGTGCCACTCGTTGGGGCCGTAGACGTTGAAGTACTTGAGGCAGACGATGCGTTCGAGCAAACCCTCCGCGCGCGCCCACAAGTCGAAGTTCTGCTTCGACTTGGCGTACTCGTTGAGCGGCTTCAGGGCGTGGATCGCGGCCTCGTCGTCGTCGTAGCCCATCTCGCCGTCGCCGTAGGTCGCGGCGCTGCTCGCGTTGATGAAGCGCGCGCCGGCAGCGAGGGCCAGCAGGCACAGGTCGCGGGTGTAGAAGGTGTTGTTCTCCTCGAGGTAGGCCACGTCGGTCTCGGTGGTGCTGCTGCACGCGCCCATGTGGTAGACCGTCTCGAGGCCCGCGGCGTTGTCCCGGTCGCGCAACCATTCCAGGAAGGCGTCCTTGGCCAGATAGCGTTCGTAGTGCAGGGGGGACAGGTTGGCGCAGCCGGAGTCGTCCGCATGCACGTCCACGACGACCAGGTCGCGGCGGCCGAGGCGGTTCAGGTGCCAGACGATGTTGCTGCCGATGAAGCCGGCGGCGCCCGTGACGGCGATCATGTCGGGTCCTTTCCGGGGCGCGGCGGCCCCGCCCACCACGTTAGGCCTAGAAGAAGCGCTTCACCAGCCCGAGGGCCCCCTGCTTCCAGGGCACGCGGTGCGACACGCCCGAGGCGTTCTCGAACTCGTCGAGGTGCGCGAGGTACCACTCGAAGTTGCGGATCAGGGCGTCCTTGTTGGAGTACCGCGGCGCGTAGCCCAGCACCCGCTGCGCCTTCTCGATGGAGACGAAGCTGTCGGTGGCCGCCGTCTCGTACACCCACTTGTACAGCGGCGAGAGGCCCAACCTGTCCAGGATGCGCAGGCCCCAGATGACCGGCGCCGCGGGAAAGCCGCGCACCCTGCCGCCCTTGCCCGCGTGATCGAGCACGGCCTGCCAGTCCTCCTTCATGGTC is part of the bacterium genome and harbors:
- the rfaD gene encoding ADP-glyceromanno-heptose 6-epimerase, with product MIAVTGAAGFIGSNIVWHLNRLGRRDLVVVDVHADDSGCANLSPLHYERYLAKDAFLEWLRDRDNAAGLETVYHMGACSSTTETDVAYLEENNTFYTRDLCLLALAAGARFINASSAATYGDGEMGYDDDEAAIHALKPLNEYAKSKQNFDLWARAEGLLERIVCLKYFNVYGPNEWHKGDMRSMVCKGFEQIRDTGRVRLFKSDRPEYPDGGQQRDFVYVKDAVDMTVWFADHPEVNGIFNVGTGEANDWNRLITAIFAALDRAPAIDYVDMPVHLKGKYQYHTCAAMAKARAAGYTRPFTRLEDAVADYVRNHLVDHVHLAP
- a CDS encoding rRNA methyltransferase gives rise to the protein MAPGLFPPPPAALCAGLDALPAALETVLPLKAKHRDALPAGIRTLSGYLTVDREQLPRDYMSRAPLLAAYLHYFLPWNLYRQGRLLAGLGLDVRPGSRIVDLGAGPLTFGLALGLARPELRTRELEYLAIDRSETALRHGRSLFAALAPDAAWTVQTERKAAGSGRTPRADLLVAANLLNELDWQEPRRGRTADPEAETPHDRLVGRWDDQVAEAGAVLVIEPGTRSAARNLVRLREAALARGWRIAAPCPHAGECPMPGQRNRSWCHFNFAPDGAPGWLVDLGNRVRLPKDRASLAFLLLVRGDDPPVRVAGADGGPDRVRVMSEPFDLPSWRRGRYGCAERGLVLLEDDRGGRGPAPGSLLTVTWPDRPRRDPKSGALVVPRSR